The following coding sequences lie in one Mycobacterium gordonae genomic window:
- the alr gene encoding alanine racemase, translating into MSVTPMSLTPGVLAEAVIDLGAIAHNIRVLREHAGKAEVMAVVKADGYGHGATRVAFTALAAGATELGVATVDEALALRADGIVDPILAWLHPPGFDFAPALRGDVQIAVSSVRQLEELLDAVHRTGTQAAVTVKVDTGLNRNGVAAADFPAMVTALKQAVADDAVALRGLMSHLVFADAPEQPINDIQAKRFREMLAYAADQGVRFEVAHLSNSSATMVRPDLTFDLVRPGIAVYGLSPVPRLGDMGLIPAMTVKSPVALVKSIKGGEGVSYAHTWTAPHDTNLALIPVGYADGVVRSLGGRLDVLINGRRRPGVGRVCMDQFVVDLGPGRPDVAAGDEAILFGPGTRGEPTAQEWADLIGTIHYEVVSGIRGRITRTYREVDAVEC; encoded by the coding sequence GTGTCCGTCACGCCGATGTCCCTGACCCCGGGCGTCCTTGCTGAGGCCGTCATCGACCTGGGTGCCATTGCGCACAACATCCGGGTGCTGCGGGAACATGCCGGAAAAGCAGAGGTCATGGCGGTGGTGAAGGCCGACGGATACGGCCACGGCGCGACCCGGGTCGCCTTCACCGCACTGGCCGCCGGGGCCACCGAACTCGGTGTGGCCACCGTCGACGAGGCGCTTGCGCTGCGGGCCGATGGCATCGTCGACCCGATCCTGGCCTGGCTGCACCCGCCCGGCTTTGACTTCGCCCCCGCGCTGCGGGGCGACGTGCAGATTGCCGTCTCCTCGGTGCGCCAACTGGAGGAGCTGCTGGATGCGGTGCACCGCACCGGCACCCAGGCCGCCGTCACCGTCAAGGTGGACACCGGCCTGAACCGCAACGGCGTGGCCGCGGCGGATTTCCCCGCCATGGTGACAGCGCTGAAACAAGCCGTCGCGGACGACGCCGTCGCTTTGCGGGGGTTGATGTCGCACCTGGTCTTCGCCGACGCCCCGGAGCAGCCCATCAACGACATCCAGGCAAAGCGGTTCCGCGAGATGCTGGCCTATGCCGCCGACCAAGGGGTGCGGTTCGAGGTGGCCCACCTGTCGAACTCCTCGGCCACCATGGTCCGTCCCGACCTGACGTTCGACCTGGTGCGCCCGGGCATCGCGGTCTACGGGCTCAGCCCCGTGCCTAGACTGGGCGACATGGGTCTGATTCCGGCGATGACCGTCAAATCCCCTGTCGCACTGGTCAAGTCGATCAAGGGCGGGGAGGGTGTGTCCTATGCGCACACTTGGACCGCGCCCCACGACACCAATCTGGCGCTGATACCCGTCGGCTACGCCGACGGCGTCGTGCGGTCATTGGGCGGGCGGCTGGATGTGCTGATCAACGGACGGCGGCGGCCCGGAGTGGGGCGGGTCTGTATGGACCAGTTCGTGGTCGACCTGGGACCCGGCCGGCCCGACGTGGCCGCGGGCGACGAGGCGATCCTGTTCGGGCCGGGCACCCGGGGCGAGCCCACCGCGCAGGAGTGGGCCGACCTGATCGGGACCATCCACTACGAAGTGGTGAGCGGCATCCGGGGACGGATCACCAGAACCTACCGCGAGGTTGACGCCGTTGAGTGCTGA
- a CDS encoding alpha/beta fold hydrolase, with protein MTAVATLVGASARKTFIERTSSDEDPWEGEDFERLDSDRAQVVTTSDGVPLAVREAGPPDAPLTVVFAHGFCLRMGAFHFQRMRLGEVLDAQVRMVFYDQRGHGQSGEGEPESYTLTQLGQDLETVLQATAPRGPIVLVGHSMGGMTVLSHAGQFPEQYGRRIVGAALISSAAEGVTRSPLGSFLKNPALDAVRFTAKSAPKLMHRGRNVSRSLIGPILRAASYSDLQVSRSLDAFSQRMMNGTPIATLVGFLRALENHDETAGLWTLLKIPTLIACGDHDLLTPDEYSRLMSASLPQSELVIVPGASHLALLDKPETINDGLIRLIERSQPGKLKWRYRRFGERLRRGRLRRRG; from the coding sequence CTGACCGCGGTGGCCACCCTGGTCGGCGCGTCGGCGCGCAAGACGTTCATCGAACGCACCTCATCCGACGAAGACCCCTGGGAAGGTGAGGATTTCGAGCGGCTGGACAGCGATCGCGCCCAGGTGGTGACGACTTCTGACGGTGTGCCGCTGGCGGTGCGTGAGGCCGGGCCGCCCGACGCCCCGCTGACCGTCGTGTTCGCGCACGGCTTCTGTCTGCGCATGGGCGCCTTCCACTTCCAGCGGATGCGACTCGGCGAGGTGCTGGATGCGCAGGTGCGCATGGTGTTCTACGACCAGCGTGGCCACGGTCAGTCCGGGGAGGGCGAGCCGGAGTCCTACACGCTCACCCAACTCGGCCAGGACCTGGAAACGGTGCTGCAGGCGACCGCGCCGCGCGGGCCGATCGTCCTGGTGGGCCACTCGATGGGCGGCATGACGGTCCTGTCGCATGCCGGACAGTTCCCGGAGCAGTACGGGCGCCGCATCGTCGGGGCGGCGCTGATCTCGTCGGCCGCCGAAGGTGTGACCCGCTCACCGCTGGGGTCGTTCCTGAAGAATCCGGCGCTGGACGCGGTCCGGTTCACCGCCAAATCCGCACCGAAGCTGATGCACCGCGGGCGCAACGTCTCCCGCTCCCTGATCGGCCCCATCCTGCGCGCCGCTTCCTACAGCGATCTGCAGGTCAGCCGCAGCCTGGACGCGTTCTCGCAGCGGATGATGAACGGCACCCCGATCGCCACCCTGGTCGGCTTCCTGCGCGCCCTGGAAAACCACGACGAAACCGCCGGATTGTGGACGCTGCTCAAGATCCCCACCCTGATCGCCTGCGGAGACCATGACCTGCTCACGCCGGACGAGTACTCCCGGTTGATGTCTGCCTCGCTGCCGCAGTCGGAGTTGGTGATCGTCCCCGGGGCCAGCCACCTGGCGTTGCTGGACAAGCCGGAAACGATCAACGACGGGCTGATCCGGCTGATCGAGCGGTCGCAGCCGGGCAAGCTGAAGTGGCGCTACCGCCGATTCGGCGAGCGGCTGCGGCGTGGGCGGTTGCGGCGCCGTGGCTGA
- the tsaE gene encoding tRNA (adenosine(37)-N6)-threonylcarbamoyltransferase complex ATPase subunit type 1 TsaE, translating to MGGCGAVADGGKATLERVEDTVALGSKLGERLRAGDVVVLSGPLGAGKTVLAKGIAAAMNVEGPVTSPTFVLARVHPARQAGSPSMIHVDVYRLLDQHGADLLGELDSLDLDTDLEDAVVVVEWGEGLVERLAERHLDVRLERLAHSDVRIATWEWVGS from the coding sequence GTGGGCGGTTGCGGCGCCGTGGCTGACGGTGGGAAGGCCACACTCGAGCGCGTCGAAGACACCGTCGCGCTCGGGTCGAAGCTGGGCGAACGGCTGCGCGCCGGCGATGTGGTGGTGCTGTCCGGGCCCCTCGGTGCCGGAAAGACGGTGTTGGCCAAGGGGATTGCGGCGGCGATGAACGTCGAAGGCCCGGTGACGTCGCCGACGTTCGTGCTGGCGCGGGTGCATCCGGCGCGCCAGGCGGGCAGCCCGTCCATGATCCACGTCGACGTCTACCGACTGCTCGACCAGCACGGCGCGGACCTGCTCGGCGAACTCGACTCGCTGGACCTTGACACCGATCTGGAAGACGCCGTGGTGGTGGTGGAGTGGGGTGAAGGGTTGGTCGAACGCCTCGCCGAGCGGCACCTCGACGTCCGCCTCGAGCGCCTCGCCCATTCCGACGTGCGGATCGCCACCTGGGAGTGGGTGGGCTCGTGA
- the tsaB gene encoding tRNA (adenosine(37)-N6)-threonylcarbamoyltransferase complex dimerization subunit type 1 TsaB: MGVGGLVIVLALDTSTPAVTAGIVRVDDITTLAQHVTVDARAHAERLTPNVVAALADAGLTMADLDAVVVGCGPGPFTGLRAGMATGAAYGHALGIPVHGVCSLDAIGVLTSGETLVVTDARRREVYWARYRDGVRTEGPAVNAPADVDPGAARGIAGSPDHAALFDLPYHEPRYPTPAGLARAVSEWSADPAPLVALYLRRPDAKPLAAHT; this comes from the coding sequence CTGGGAGTGGGTGGGCTCGTGATCGTGTTGGCTCTCGACACCTCCACTCCGGCCGTGACGGCGGGCATCGTGCGCGTCGATGACATCACCACGCTGGCGCAGCACGTCACCGTCGACGCCCGCGCCCACGCCGAACGCCTGACACCTAATGTCGTTGCCGCACTTGCCGATGCAGGTCTGACGATGGCCGACCTGGACGCCGTGGTGGTGGGCTGCGGACCCGGGCCGTTCACCGGGCTGCGGGCCGGCATGGCGACTGGGGCCGCCTATGGGCACGCATTGGGGATCCCCGTGCACGGCGTGTGCAGCCTGGACGCCATCGGCGTGCTTACCAGCGGTGAGACGTTGGTGGTGACCGACGCCCGCCGCCGGGAGGTGTACTGGGCGCGCTACCGCGACGGTGTCCGCACCGAAGGGCCCGCGGTGAACGCCCCGGCTGACGTGGATCCGGGCGCCGCGCGGGGGATCGCCGGATCGCCGGATCATGCGGCGCTGTTCGACCTGCCCTACCACGAACCCAGGTATCCGACCCCGGCAGGCCTGGCCCGCGCGGTGAGCGAGTGGTCCGCCGATCCGGCGCCGCTGGTGGCGCTGTACCTGCGCCGCCCTGACGCCAAGCCGCTGGCGGCGCACACATGA
- the rimI gene encoding ribosomal protein S18-alanine N-acetyltransferase — protein MTPTDPVTLGPLTYADADRCAELEAQLFDGDDPWPAVAFERELHSKTNHYVGARSGGTLVGYAGISRLGRVAPFEYEVHTIGVDPAYQGQGIGRRLLDELLDFADGAVVFLEVRTDNEAAIGLYESVGFEQIGLRKRYYRVSGADAYTMRRVAQ, from the coding sequence ATGACCCCCACGGATCCGGTGACTCTGGGCCCGCTGACCTACGCGGATGCCGACCGCTGCGCCGAGTTGGAAGCACAGCTCTTCGATGGCGACGACCCGTGGCCGGCGGTCGCCTTCGAACGGGAACTGCACAGCAAGACCAACCACTACGTGGGGGCCCGTAGCGGTGGCACGCTCGTCGGGTATGCCGGCATTTCGCGCCTCGGCCGGGTCGCGCCCTTCGAATACGAGGTGCACACGATCGGGGTCGACCCCGCCTACCAGGGCCAGGGCATCGGCCGTCGGCTGCTCGACGAGTTGCTGGATTTCGCCGATGGTGCAGTGGTGTTCCTGGAAGTCCGCACCGACAACGAGGCCGCCATCGGCCTGTACGAGAGCGTGGGATTCGAACAGATCGGCCTGCGGAAGCGGTATTACCGCGTCAGTGGGGCCGACGCGTACACGATGCGGAGGGTCGCCCAGTGA